From Phalacrocorax carbo chromosome 8, bPhaCar2.1, whole genome shotgun sequence, a single genomic window includes:
- the LOC135314714 gene encoding protocadherin beta-15-like, translated as MATARQVLCLSAFLSLPHAGSQPIRYSVAEEAESGSVVANVAADAGLTPAQLADRRARLASEDGRQHFRLDRGTGRLVVADRLDREELCGQSRTCTLPFELLLANPLQFFRVEVAVEDINDHSPVFPEERVTFKILETSDPGSRFPLEGAWDLDVGSNSIQAYSIAPENEYFSVSFGSRVKGDKYVELVLEKPLDREEQAELYFSVIAIDGGSPPRTGTTQIHIIVLDVNDNAPVFTEERYVGQVLENAPEGSVVLSVVATDRDEGVNGDISYQFSQAVGQSDSAFTIDPTSGEIKLRKALDFEAAENHELSVRATDGGGLSAICKVLVEVVDVNDNAPELVVSSFSSPLPENALPGTVVALFAVRDRDAGANGKITCALEDQLSFSLRPAYKNYYELVTVSTLDREETARYILTVTAADAGSPPLTTTQTFTVDISDVNDNAPVFNQTSYTMFVRENNVPTVLVGAVSAADADVGPNAKVAYSLAPAHPAEQAPCSCISVNSENGHVFVLQPLDYEQVRQIKVLVSASDAGSPPLSANVTVRLVVVDENDNAPLVLHPAQGSSPPSSELVPMSAEAGYLITKVVAVDADSGQNSWLSYHLLRASDPGLFAVGAQSGEVRLRRPVTERDAVKQKLVVLVRDNGQPPLSATAALSALLLKDFSDMRLPHSSLATEDESGSLTTYLIISLVFVSLLFLASTAAFVARKLCKRKELKGGHVLYGAGNLQSSLADAAAAGTLPHTYCYEISLTTGSGNSEFKFLKPVLPSLPPQHCGMGGGTDDEQDFPRGPLAVDMAPDNPGTLSAEQFNSLSFN; from the coding sequence ATGGCGACCGCAAGGCAAGTGCTTtgtctctctgctttcctctccctgccgCACGCTGGCTCGCAGCCCATCCGCTACTCCGTAGCCGAGGAGGCGGAGAGCGGCTCCGTGGTAGCCAACGTGGCGGCGGACGCGGGGCTGACCCCGGCGCAGCTCGCGGACCGCCGCGCCCGCCTGGCCTCGGAGGACGGCCGGCAGCACTTTCGCTTAGACCGCGGCACCGGCCGCCTCGTAGTGGCGGACAGGCTGGACCGGGAGGAGCTGTGCGGACAGTCCCGTACCTGCACGCTCCCCTTCGAGCTCCTGCTCGCAAACCCCCTGCAGTTCTTTCGGGTCGAGGTGGCGGTGGAGGACATCAATGACCATTCGCCCGTTTTCCCGGAGGAACGAGTCACTTTTAAGATCCTGGAAACGAGCGACCCGGGCTCGCGTTTCCCGCTGGAGGGAGCTTGGGACCTCGATGTTGGCAGCAACAGCATCCAGGCTTACAGTATCGCTCCCGAGAACGAATACTTTAGTGTCTCTTTTGGGAGTCGAGTTAAGGGTGACAAATATGTTGAGTTGGTCTTGGAAAAGCCCCTAGACAGAGAGGAGCAGGCGGAGTTGTATTTCAGTGTCATTGCCATAGACGGCGGCTCTCCGCCCAGGACTGGGACCACCCAAATCCACATTATCGTTCTAGATGTAAATGACAACGCTCCCGTCTTCACAGAGGAGCGGTATGTGGGTCAGgttttggaaaatgccccagaGGGCTCTGTGGTTCTCAGCGTGGTGGCAACCGATCGGGATGAGGGAGTTAACGGGGACATCTCCTATCAGTTCAGCCAAGCAGTGGGCCAGAGCGACTCAGCGTTCACAATTGACCCCACAAGTGGTGAAATTAAACTGAGAAAGGCTCTGGACTTTGAGGCGGCAGAGAATCACGAGCTCAGCGTGCGGGCCACAGACGGCGGGGGCCTCTCGGCAATCTGCAAGGTGTTGGTGGAGGTGGTGGATGTGAACGACAACGCACCGGAGCTGGTGGTCAGTTCCTtcagcagccccctccctgaGAATGCATTACCCGGGACAGTGGTCGCCCTCTTTGCTGTCAGGGACCGGGATGCTGGTGCCAATGGGAAGATCACGTGTGCCCTTGAAGACCAGCTGTCGTTCTCCTTGCGGCCAGCCTATAAGAATTACTACGAGCTGGTGACTGTGAGCACGCTGGACCGGGAGGAGACGGCTCGGTACATCCTCACCGTCACAGCAGCAGATGCGGGGTCACCTCCTCTCACGACCACCCAGACCTTCACGGTGGACATCTCCGACGTCAACGACAACGCCCCTGTCTTCAACCAGACATCGTACACCATGTTTGTGCGTGAGAACAACGTCCCCACAGTGCTCGTTGGAGCCGTCAGTGCCGCCGATGCCGACGTGGGGCCCAATGCCAAGGTGGCCTactccctggcaccagcccaccctgcagagcaggctccctgctcctgcatctCTGTGAACTCTGAGAACGGGCACGTGTTTGTGCTGCAGCCTCTGGACTATGAGCAGGTGAGGCAGATCAAGGTCTTGGTGAGCGCCTCCGATGCGGGGTCTCCTCCTCTCAGTGCCAACGTCACCGTCCGCCTTGTTGTGGTGGATGAGAATGACAATGCGCCGCTGGTGCTgcacccagcccagggcagcagcccgCCATCCAGTGAGCTGGTGCCCATGTCGGCCGAGGCGGGGTACCTCATCACCAAAGTGGTGGCCGTCGATGCCGACTCAGGGCAGAACTCGTGGCTCTCGTACCACCTGCTGAGGGCCTCCGACCCTGGGCTCTTTGCAGTGGGCGCCCAAAGTGGGGAGGTGCGGCTGAGGAGGCCGGTGACAGAGAGGGACGCCGTGAAGCAGAAGCTCGTTGTGCTCGTGCGCGACAACGGGCAGCCACCTCTGTCGGCCACTGCGGCGCTGAGCGCACTCCTGCTCAAGGACTTCTCTGACATGCGCCTACCACACAGCAGCCTGGCCACAGAGGACGAGAGTGGCTCCCTGACAACCTATCTAATCATTTCATTGGTCTTCGTCTCACTCCTCTTCCTCGCATCCACGGCAGCCTTTGTCGCTCGCAAGCTGTGCAAGAGAAAGGAGCTGAAGGGTGGGCACGTGCTTTATGGTGCCGGCAacttgcagagcagcctggctgatgcagctgctgcagggacccTGCCCCACACCTACTGCTATGAGATCAGCCTCACCACGGGCTCGGGCAACAGCGAGTTCAAGTTCCTGAAGCCCGTCCTCCCCAGCCTGCCACCACAGCACTGTGGCATGGGCGGGGGCACTGACGATGAACAGGATTTCCCCCGTGGCCCTCTCGCCGTCGACATGGCGCCAGACAACCCCGGAACGCTCTCTGCCGAACAGTTCAACAGTCTTTCCTTTAACTAG
- the LOC104040880 gene encoding uncharacterized protein LOC104040880: MAERGRRRGRRERALLWCVLVAAWEAAWGQLRYSVPEEVPKGSFVGDVGKDLGLELPALRHRGVRVLDTGRTQYFFLDLQNGHLSTKKRVDREEICAAVSKCALNFEILVRNPMKLYRGEVEILDINDNSPTFPVRNSVLEISEYTALGTRFPLEKAEDPDIGMNSLQNYECSESSYFSLDVKNGDDGVMYPELILVKSLDREQQATHNLILTATDRGSPVKSGSTTIQIIVLDGNDNAPEFTQPVYRVTVREDLVVGSRVLQVTATDKDEGPNAEVKYTFFKIPEKFEKTFELDPENGEIRITEKLNFEEQEFYELDIQARDAGGLSSHGKVLIKVSDVNNHVPEIVIMSVFSPVPEDTPLGTVIAIFNVQDRDSGENGEVRCSVDGGVPFRLERSFDNYYGVVTARELDREEVSEYNVTVRAADGGSPALWSSAVLALRVLDVNDNAPVFAEARYSARLPENNAAGALVLTVRATDADWGQNARVRYRLSEGRVRGAPLSSYVSVQAETGALYALRPFDYEEVREVGLWVRAEDGGAPPLSSNVSVRLVIVDENDNAPQVLYPPAAAAPGAGWAGVELAPRSAEPGALVAKVVAVDADAGQNAWLSYELAKATEPGLFRVGLHSGEVRTARFPLARDAARQSLVVVVKDHGRPALSATATLTVVLAESVAELLSELGSAAAAAEAAGEPAGSLTRWLVVAVAAVSCLFLAFLLLLLALRLRRWRRSQLLAAGSGALRGVPASHFVGIDGVRAFLHSYSHEVSLTADSRKSQLRLSGGSCCDTLPARPLAESSGVLVPAEDHIAENNGQNSFQRSPFKVGKLCAGSGSPNYRRRSGSTVGSSPAPPTAQCSYARSRAKSRNCPTQPVLQSATGISYIYFSPVLEKPYLRRSAEHASAKQRMEVRPAARGRAAAGRVALLAVLLLVCCRAAAERIRYAIPEELGRGSLVGPLARDLGLSPADLPARRLRIVSGDEKQYFYLGEDNTNLRVKERIDREGICGAVSPCVLSLEAVVEKPFNLFHVSVTIEDINDNSPRFDRDFVAIEMIESTPPGARFPLGSGRDPDVGVNSLQNYQLTPQPLFSLVVRESPDGTKHVELVLEKSLDREKQTQHYLTLTAVDGGDPVRSGTTQIKINVTDANDNPPVFTKEVYKVRLLENLPEGSLAFQVKATDDDEGTNAEIIYSFSDIANSARQLFTLDSETGDVKVTGPLDYEEGKYYEAIVEGKDGGGLSTHAKVHIDIVDENDNAPTLSLLPIVNPIPEDSVPSTAVAVINVRDRDSGNNGKVSCNIDGDFPFRLEPSSENTYKLTISSALDRENISAYNITITARDWGSPALSSRAALVLEVSDVNDNAPVFEEAAYSAYVAENNAAGAPVVRVRARDADAGANGRVSYWLAGGSAGASPYVSVEAETGALFAQRSFDYEQCREFAVAVRAQDGGSPARSSTATVRVFVLDRNDNAPRVLWPAAGAGAGAGAGAAPFEVVPRSAEAGYLVAKVVAVDADAGRNAWLSYELVQAPEPALFRVGLHSGEVRTARAVSERDAAKQRLVAVVKDHGQPALSATATLHVVLAESLQEALPELSERAAGADSPAELQFYLVLALALLSALFLLSVALAAVARVRRAGPPAVLRCLGAQRFSVAGAAAFPADFCEGTLPYSYNLCVAPGRAAAEGPWLPPPPPLPSLPAEELLGGEPCGKRSPSSSAGAGEPPADPGATQVCKPALSRCSP, from the exons ATGGCGGAGAGAGgaaggcggcggggccggcgggagcGAGCCCTGCTGTGGTGCGTGCTGGTGGCGGCGTGGGAGGCGGCGTGGGGGCAGCTGCGCTACTCGGTTCCCGAGGAGGTGCCGAAGGGCTCGTTCGTGGGCGACGTGGGCAAGGacctggggctggagctgccggCGCTCCGACACCGTGGCGTCCGCGTCTTGGACACAGGTAGGACGCAGTACTTTTTTTTGGACTTGCAAAATGGCCACTTATCTACCAAGAAGCGGGTGGACAGAGAAGAGATATGCGCAGCTGTTAGTAAATGCGCCTTAAATTTTGAGATTCTTGTAAGAAATCCGATGAAGCTTTACAGAGGGGAGGTAGAAATACTGGATATTAATGACAATTCGCCCACTTTCCCTGTAAGGAACAGCGTCTTAGAAATCAGCGAGTATACTGCACTAGGCACGCGTTTCCCGTTGGAGAAAGCTGAAGATCCCGATATAGGAATGAACTCTTTACAGAATTACGAGTGTAGTGAGAGCAGCTATTTCTCCTTGGACGTGAAAAACGGAGATGATGGTGTGATGTATCCGGAATTAATATTGGTGAAATCTTTAGATCGAGAACAGCAGGCTACTCATAATTTAATCCTGACAGCCACAGACAGAGGGAGTCCTGTAAAATCGGGGTCGACAACAATCCAAATAATTGTGTTAGATGGAAATGACAATGCTCCGGAATTTACTCAACCCGTTTATAGAGTGACTGTGAGAGAAGACTTGGTCGTGGGAAGCAGGGTGTTGCAGGTGACAGCGACTGACAAAGACGAGGGGCCTAACGCCGAGGTAAAGTACACATTCTTTAAAATCCCGGAGAAATTCGAAAAGACTTTTGAACTGGATCCGGAAAATGGAGAAATTAGAATAACAGAGAAGCTGAATTTCGAGGAACAAGAGTTTTACGAATTGGACATACAAGCCCGGGACGCGGGCGGACTCTCGTCCCACGGCAAGGTTCTCATCAAGGTTTCTGATGTGAACAACCACGTCCCCGAGATTGTCATTATGTCTGTGTTCAGTCCGGTCCCAGAAGATACACCGCTGGGGACAGTCATTGCAATTTTCAACGTCCAAGACAGGGACTCCGGGGAGAACGGGGAGGTGCGGTGCTCGGTGGACGGGGGCGTCCCGTTCCGCCTGGAGAGATCGTTTGATAATTACTACGGCGTGGTGACGGCGAGAGAGCTGGACCGCGAGGAGGTGTCGGAGTACAACGTGACGGTGCGGGCGGCGGACGGCGGGTCGCCGGCGCTGTGGAGCAGCGCGGTGCTGGCGCTGCGGGTGCTGGACGTGAACGACAACGCGCCGGTGTTCGCGGAGGCGCGCTACAGCGCCCGGCTGCCCGAGAACAACGCGGCGGGCGCGCTGGTGCTGACGGTGCGGGCGACGGACGCGGACTGGGGGCAGAACGCGCGCGTGCGGTACCGGCTGTCGGAGGGGCGGGTGCGGGGCGCGCCGCTGTCGTCGTACGTGTCGGTGCAGGCGGAGACGGGCGCGCTGTACGCGCTGCGCCCGTTCGACTACGAGGAGGTGCGCGaggtggggctgtgggtgcgGGCGGAGGACGGCGGCGCGCCGCCGCTGAGCAGCAACGTGTCGGTGCGGCTCGTGATCGTGGACGAGAACGACAACGCGCCGCAGGTGCTGtacccgccggcggcggcggcgccgggcgcgGGCTGGGCGGGCGTGGAGCTGGCGCCGCGCTCGGCCGAGCCCGGGGCGCTGGTGGCCAAGGTGGTGGCGGTGGACGCGGACGCGGGGCAGAACGCGTGGCTGTCGTACGAGCTGGCCAAGGCGACGGAGCCGGGGCTGTTCCGCGTGGGGCTGCACAGCGGCGAGGTGCGGACGGCGCGCTTCCCGCTGGCCCGCGACGCGGCGCGGCAGAgcctggtggtggtggtgaaggaCCACGGGCGGCCGGCGCTGTCGGCCACGGCCACGCTGACGGTGGTGCTGGCCGAGAGCGTGGCCGAGCTGCTGTCGGAGCTgggcagcgcggcggcggcggcggaggcggcgggggagcCGGCCGGCAGCCTGACGCGGTGGCTGGTGGTGGCCGTGGCGGCCGTGTCCTGCCTCTTCCTcgccttcctgctgctgctgctggcgctGCGCCTGCGGCGCTGGCGCCGCTCGCAGCTGCtggcggcgggcagcggcgccTTGCGCGGCGTGCCGGCCTCGCACTTCGTGGGCATCGACGGCGTCCGCGCCTTCCTGCACTCCTACTCGCACGAGGTGTCGCTCACCGCCGACTCGCGCAAGAGCCAGCTCCGCTTGTCGGGCGGCAGCTGCTGCGACACCCTCCCGGCCCGGCCGCTGGCTGAGTCTTCAGGTGTTCTTGTCCCTGCAGAAGATCACATTGCCGAGAATAATGGCCAAAATTCCTTTCAG CGATCGCCGTTCAAAGTGGgaaagctgtgtgctggctCGGGATCGCCCAACTATCG ACGGAGAAGCGGCTCCACCGTCGGCtcctccccggccccgccgacCGCGCAGTGCAGCTACGCAAGGAGCAGAGCGAAGAGCAGGAATTGCCCGACACAGCCCGTCCTCCAATCGGCAACCGGgatttcatatatttatttctctccagTACTCGAAAAGCCTTATTTAAGACGGTCTGCAGAACACGcttcagcaaagcagagaaTGGAGGTTCGACCGGCagcgcggggccgggcagccGCCGGGAGGGTCGCGCTgttggcagtgctgctgctggtgtgctgccgggcggcggcggagcggatCCGCTACGCCATCCCcgaggagctgggcagaggcTCGCTGGTGGGGCCGCTGGCGCGGGACCTGGGGCTGAGCCCGGCGGACCTGCCCGCACGCAGGCTGAGGATAGTCTCTGGTGACGAAAAGCAATACTTCTATCTCGGGGAAGATAATACAAATCTGCGGGTAAAGGAGAGGATTGACCGAGAGGGCATTTGCGGGGCCGTGTCGCCCTGTGTCCTCAGTTTGGAGGCAGTCGTGGAAAAGCCTTTCAATTTATTTCATGTAAGCGTTACTATCGAGGATATTAATGACAATTCGCCGCGGTTTGATAGAGATTTTGTCGCCATAGAAATGATCGAATCCACGCCTCCTGGGGCCCGGTTCCCACTGGGCAGTGGCAGAGACCCCGACGTCGGAGTGAACTCATTACAAAACTATCAACTTACCCCCCAACCGCTCTTCTCCCTTGTAGTGAGGGAGAGTCCTGATGGGACGAAACACGTGGAACTGGTACTGGAGAAAAGCTTAGATCGAGAAAAACAGACACAGCACTATTTGACACTGACGGCGGTGGATGGCGGGGATCCAGTCCGATCCGGGACCACCCAGATTAAGATTAACGTGACCGACGCAAATGACAACCCGCCGGTATTCACCAAAGAGGTCTACAAGGTTCGACTGCTGGAAAACCTTCCAGAGGGCTCCTTAGCTTTTCAGGTGAAAGCTACTGACGACGACGAAGGTACAAATGCAGAAATTATCTACTCTTTCAGTGACATAGCAAACAGTGCTCGCCAGCTCTTCACCCTGGACTCCGAGACAGGAGACGTAAAGGTTACAGGCCCCTTAGATTATGAAGAGGGTAAATATTACGAAGCAATTGTTGAAGGCAAGGACGGCGGCGGGCTAAGCACTCACGCCAAAGTGCACATAGACATTGTAGACGAGAACGACAATGCGCCAACACTTTCCCTACTGCCTATCGTGAACCCGATACCAGAAGACTCAGTCCCGAGCACAGCTGTAGCTGTAATCAATGTCCGTGACAGAGACTCAGGGAATAACGGAAAAGTGAGCTGCAACATCGATGGTGATTTCCCTTTCAGACTAGAACCGTCTTCAGAAAACACCTATAAACTAACAATATCTAGTGCCCTGGACAGAGAAAATATCTCCGCTTACAACATCACCATTACTGCCAGGGACTGGGGCAGCCCGGCGCTCTCCAGCCGCGCGGCGCTGGTGCTGGAGGTGTCGGACGTGAACGACAACGCGCCGGTGTTCGAGGAGGCCGCCTACAGCGCCTACGTGGCGGAGAACAACGCGGCGGGCGCGCCGGTGGTGCGCGTGCGCGCGCGGGACGCGGACGCGGGCGCCAACGGGCGCGTGAGCTACTGGCTGGCGGGCGGCAGCGCGGGCGCGTCGCCGTACGTGTCGGTGGAGGCGGAGACGGGCGCGCTGTTCGCGCAGCGCTCCTTCGACTACGAGCAGTGCCGCGAGTTCGCGGTGGCGGTGCGGGCGCAGGACGGCGGGTCGCCGGCGCGGAGCTCGACGGCGACGGTGCGCGTCTTCGTGCTGGACCGCAACGACAACGCGCCGCGGGTGCTgtggccggcggcgggcgcgggcgcgggcgcgggggcgggggcggcgccgTTCGAGGTGGTGCCGCGGTCGGCCGAGGCCGGGTACCTGGTGGCCAAGGTGGTGGCGGTGGACGCGGACGCGGGGCGCAACGCGTGGCTGTCGTACGAGCTGGTGCAGGCGCCGGAGCCGGCGCTGTTCCGCGTGGGGCTGCACAGCGGCGAGGTGCGGACGGCGCGGGCCGTGTCGGAGAGGGACGCGGCGAAGCAGCGGCTGGTGGCGGTGGTGAAGGACCACGGGCAGCCGGCGCTGTCGGCCACGGCCACGCTGCACGTGGTGCTGGCCGAGAGCTTGCAGGAGGCGCTGCCGGAGCTGAGCgagcgggcggcgggcgccGACTCGCCGGCGGAGCTGCAGTTCTACCTGGTGCTGGCGCTGGCGCTCCTCTCCGCCCTGTTCCTGCTGAGCGTGGCGCTGGCCGCCGTGGCGCGGgtgcgccgggccgggccgcccgccGTCCTGCGCTGCCTGGGCGCGCAGCGCTTCTCCGTGGCCGGCGCCGCCGCCTTCCCTGCCGACTTCTGCGAGGGCACCTTGCCCTACTCCTACAACCTGTGCGTGGCgccgggacgcgccgccgccgAGGGCCCttggctgccgccgccgccgccgctgcccagCCTGCCGGCGGAGGAGCTTCTCGGCGGGGAGCCCTGCGGGAAGCGGAGCCCGAGCAGCAGCGCCGGCGCGGGAGAGCCGCCCGCGGACCCCGGCGCAACGCAGGTCTGTAAGCCCGCGCTCTCTCGCTGTTCTCCTTGA
- the LOC135314716 gene encoding protocadherin gamma-A12-like yields MCAAGRRRGRWERALLWCVLAAAWEAAWGQLRYSVPEEVPKGSFVGDVGKDLGLELPALRHRGVRILDRGRTQYFALHGKTGHLVAAERIDREQLCRLVEKCILRCEVIVEGEMQVYEIEVEITDINDNAPSFREAETELRLSETTAPGSRFPVAEAHDPDAGPNGVQRYELSGDEHFSLAVQAGPGGDERPELVLAKALDREAAAFHELVLRASDGGEPARTGTARIRVAVLDANDNAPAFSQAEYTVRVPEDVPVGSALVTLTATDADEGTNGHVKYSFHKASDQAPEIFHLDSETGEISVKDSLDFEEGGSYEMEVQARDGGGLSDTAKVVITVTDVNDNAPELTVSSALREISEDAPSGTVVALVHVQDRDSGPNGEVRCSVDGGVPFQLRSSRGSYYSVVTARELDREEVSEYNVTVRAADGGSPALWSSAVLALRVLDVNDNAPVFAEARYSARLPENNAAGALVLTVRATDADWGQNARVRYRLSEGRVRGAPLSSYVSVQAETGALYALRPFDYEEVREVGLWVRAEDGGAPPLSSNVSVRLVIVDENDNAPQVLYPPAAAAPGAGWAGVELAPRSAEPGALVAKVVAVDADAGQNAWLSYELAKATEPGLFRVGLHSGEVRTARFPLARDAARQSLVVVVKDHGRPALSATATLTVVLAESVAELLSELGSAAAAAAEAAGEPAGSLTRWLVVAVAAVSCLFLAFLLLLLALRLRRWRRSQLLAAGSGALRGVPASHFVGIDGVRAFLHSYSHEVSLTADSRKSQLRLSGGSCCDTLPARPPPDEPAPLLGEDAAGARLADPAPAPVSSYSETFLPFLSW; encoded by the coding sequence atgtgcgcggcggggaggcggcggggccggtgggaGCGAGCCCTGCTGTGGTGCGTGCTGGCGGCGGCGTGGGAGGCGGCGTGGGGGCAGCTGCGCTACTCGGTTCCCGAGGAGGTGCCGAAGGGCTCGTTCGTGGGCGACGTGGGCAAGGacctggggctggagctgccggCGCTCCGACACCGCGGCGTCCGCATCCTGGACAGAGGTAGGACGCAGTATTTCGCTCTGCACGGGAAGACGGGACATTTAGTGGCGGCGGAGAGGATAGACAGAGAGCAGCTGTGCCGGCTGGTGGAGAAATGCATTCTGCGCTGTGAGGTGATAGTGGAGGGGGAAATGCAGGTGTATGAAATCGAAGTGGAGATCACGGACATAAACGACAACGCGCCCAGCTTCCGAGAGGCAGAAACGGAGCTGCGACTGAGCGAGACGACAGCCCCGGGGTCGCGGTTTCCTGTTGCCGAGGCTCACGACCCCGACGCGGGACCGAATGGCGTGCAGAGGTACGAGCTGAGCGGCGACGAGCACTTCTCGCTGGCCGTGCAGGCGGGCCCCGGCGGGGATGAGCGTCCCGAGCTGGTGCTGGCGAAGGCGCTGgaccgggaggcggcggcgttTCACGAGCTGGTGCTGAGGGCGAGCGACGGCGGAGAGCCGGCGCGGACGGGCACGGCGCGGATCCGCGTGGCGGTGCTGGACGCGAACGACAACGCGCCCGCCTTCAGCCAGGCGGAGTACACGGTGCGCGTGCCGGAAGACGTGCCCGTGGGCTCCGCCCTCGTCACCCTCACGGCCACCGATGCCGACGAGGGGACGAACGGGCACgtgaaatacagttttcataAAGCTTCAGACCAAGCACCCGAAATTTTTCACCTGGACTCTGAGACAGGAGAAATATCCGTTAAGGACAGTCTGGACTTTGAGGAAGGTGGTTCGTACGAAATGGAGGTGCAGGCACGAGACGGCGGGGGCCTTTCCGACACGGCGAAAGTCGTGATCACGGTGACAGACGTGAATGACAACGCGCCCGAACTGACAGTGTCGTCAGCGCTGCGCGAGATCTCTGAGGACGCGCCGTCGGGGAcggtggtggccctggtgcacGTGCAGGACCGGGACTCGGGGCCGAACGGGGAGGTGCGGTGCTCGGTAGACGGGGGCGTGCCCTTCCAGCTGAGGAGCTCACGCGGCAGCTACTACAGCGTGGTGACGGCGAGAGAGCTGGACCGCGAGGAGGTGTCGGAGTACAACGTGACGGTGCGGGCGGCGGACGGCGGGTCGCCGGCGCTGTGGAGCAGCGCGGTGCTGGCGCTGCGGGTGCTGGACGTGAACGACAACGCGCCGGTGTTCGCGGAGGCGCGCTACAGCGCCCGGCTGCCCGAGAACAACGCGGCGGGCGCGCTGGTGCTGACGGTGCGGGCGACGGACGCGGACTGGGGGCAGAACGCGCGCGTGCGGTACCGGCTGTCGGAGGGGCGGGTGCGGGGCGCGCCGCTGTCGTCGTACGTGTCGGTGCAGGCGGAGACGGGCGCGCTGTACGCGCTGCGCCCGTTCGACTACGAGGAGGTGCGCGaggtggggctgtgggtgcgGGCGGAGGACGGCGGCGCGCCGCCGCTGAGCAGCAACGTGTCGGTGCGGCTCGTGATCGTGGACGAGAACGACAACGCGCCGCAGGTGCTGtacccgccggcggcggcggcgccgggcgcgGGCTGGGCGGGCGTGGAGCTGGCGCCGCGCTCGGCCGAGCCCGGGGCGCTGGTGGCCAAGGTGGTGGCGGTGGACGCGGACGCGGGGCAGAACGCGTGGCTGTCGTACGAGCTGGCCAAGGCGACGGAGCCGGGGCTGTTCCGCGTGGGGCTGCACAGCGGCGAGGTGCGGACGGCGCGCTTCCCGCTGGCCCGCGACGCGGCGCGGCAGAgcctggtggtggtggtgaaggaCCACGGGCGGCCGGCGCTGTCGGCCACGGCCACGCTGACGGTGGTGCTGGCCGAGAGCGTGGCCGAGCTGCTGTCGGAGCTgggcagcgcggcggcggcggcggcggaggcggcgggggagcCGGCCGGCAGCCTGACGCGGTGGCTGGTGGTGGCCGTGGCGGCCGTGTCCTGCCTCTTCCTcgccttcctgctgctgctgctggcgctGCGCCTGCGGCGCTGGCGCCGCTCGCAGCTGCtggcggcgggcagcggcgccTTGCGCGGCGTGCCGGCCTCGCACTTCGTGGGCATCGACGGCGTCCGCGCCTTCCTGCACTCCTACTCGCACGAGGTGTCGCTCACCGCCGACTCGCGCAAGAGCCAGCTCCGCTTGTCGGGCGGCAGCTGCTGCGACACcctcccggcccggccgccgcccgaCGAGCCCGCGCCGCTGCTCGGGGAGGACGCTGCCGGCGCCCGCCTCGCGGACCCCGCCCCTGCCCCGGTGAGTTCCTATAGCGAGActttcctgcctttcctttcttggtag